In the genome of Paenibacillus sp. FSL R5-0766, one region contains:
- a CDS encoding AraC family transcriptional regulator produces MTQSVLAYEQGYAIHVNQPGDSLFYHLDYDERSHELNMEFQHFHDYYEICILLDRTAAHIIEGSLYEIQPYDIVLLRPSLLHKTQYPKGAPPKRLMITFAMPRNTPGLESDYNELFSIFDESIPIFRFTEERRKEVLASINDIFAISQQPSALQKVVIHHRFVEFLCAIHRYSVENGYVREETGSSMARRMYAIASYIHSHYQQDLSLDELSKRFYVSAHHLSRQFNKVTGFTFTEYVQMTRIRNAQQLLLNSREKITDIAAQCGFASFSQFNRIFNKQSGMSPSAYRQSRPSQSERKMMLAGETRVNGAPR; encoded by the coding sequence ATGACACAATCGGTTTTGGCATACGAGCAGGGATATGCGATCCATGTGAACCAGCCTGGAGATTCGCTTTTTTATCATCTGGATTATGACGAGCGCTCCCATGAACTGAATATGGAATTTCAGCATTTCCATGATTACTATGAAATCTGTATTCTTCTGGATCGCACGGCTGCGCACATCATTGAAGGCAGTTTGTACGAGATTCAACCTTATGATATCGTGCTGTTGCGACCTTCTTTGCTGCATAAAACGCAATATCCGAAGGGTGCCCCGCCGAAACGATTGATGATCACCTTTGCCATGCCACGTAATACACCTGGTCTTGAGAGCGATTACAATGAGCTGTTTTCGATTTTTGATGAATCCATCCCGATATTCCGATTTACAGAAGAAAGACGCAAGGAAGTCCTCGCGTCGATCAATGATATTTTTGCTATATCGCAGCAGCCTTCTGCACTTCAAAAGGTTGTGATTCATCATAGATTTGTTGAGTTTCTGTGTGCGATTCATCGTTACTCGGTAGAGAATGGGTACGTTCGTGAAGAGACAGGATCATCGATGGCCCGGCGTATGTATGCCATTGCCTCTTATATTCACAGCCATTATCAGCAGGATTTATCCTTGGACGAGTTATCCAAGCGTTTTTATGTAAGTGCCCATCACTTGTCTCGCCAATTCAATAAGGTTACCGGCTTCACCTTCACGGAGTATGTGCAGATGACCCGTATTCGGAATGCCCAGCAATTGCTGCTGAATTCGAGGGAGAAAATTACGGATATTGCTGCACAGTGCGGTTTCGCAAGCTTCTCCCAGTTCAATCGCATCTTCAACAAACAGAGCGGTATGTCACCTAGTGCCTATCGCCAGAGCAGACCTTCACAGAGCGAACGTAAGATGATGCTTGCGGGCGAGACCCGAGTGAATGGAGCACCTAGATGA
- a CDS encoding ABC transporter ATP-binding protein, with translation MSKGLHMREVTMYYAEGNNRITALDHVSISVEPGEFVAVVGPSGSGKSTFLSIAGAMLKASEGEVQLNGNNISALTEKELSNIRLQEIGFIMQSSNLVPYLNVLDQLLVVKRMSGKVGMQDKEFASKLLEELGLGLKLNSFPEELSGGEKQRTAIARSLMNNPNIILADEPTASLDTKRAHEVVSLIAREVKSRQKAAIMVTHDERMLEYCDKVYRMSDGGLSLAES, from the coding sequence ATGAGTAAGGGACTACACATGCGGGAAGTCACCATGTATTATGCCGAAGGAAACAATCGGATCACCGCGCTTGATCATGTATCCATATCCGTGGAACCGGGGGAGTTTGTTGCTGTAGTTGGACCTTCTGGTTCTGGTAAAAGTACATTCTTATCTATTGCTGGGGCCATGCTTAAAGCCTCTGAAGGAGAGGTTCAACTAAATGGGAATAACATTTCTGCACTTACTGAGAAAGAACTGTCTAATATTAGGTTGCAGGAAATTGGGTTTATTATGCAATCTTCGAATTTGGTTCCCTATTTAAATGTTCTTGATCAATTGCTCGTGGTAAAAAGAATGTCTGGCAAGGTTGGAATGCAGGATAAGGAATTTGCCTCTAAGCTGTTAGAGGAACTGGGTCTGGGTTTGAAGTTGAACAGTTTCCCAGAAGAGCTATCAGGTGGTGAGAAGCAACGGACAGCCATTGCTCGTTCTTTAATGAATAATCCCAACATCATCTTAGCCGATGAACCAACCGCCAGTTTGGATACCAAACGAGCCCATGAAGTGGTCAGTCTAATTGCACGCGAGGTGAAATCACGCCAAAAAGCAGCCATTATGGTTACCCATGATGAGCGCATGCTTGAATATTGCGATAAAGTATATCGGATGAGTGATGGAGGATTATCCCTGGCAGAATCATGA